In Vigna unguiculata cultivar IT97K-499-35 chromosome 3, ASM411807v1, whole genome shotgun sequence, a single genomic region encodes these proteins:
- the LOC114179783 gene encoding vesicle-associated membrane protein 711-like, giving the protein MGILYGMVARGQVVLAEFSATQSNASVVAKQILGKINVGDDNNKDSNVSFSHDRYVFHVKTTDGLTLLCMADDAFGRMIPFAFLEDIHKKIVKTYGRAILSSPAYAMNEEFSRILSQQMDYYSNDPNADRLNRLKGEMTQVRTVMVDNIEKVLERGGRLELLVEKTSAMNNNSIRFRKHSRRYKNNLWWSNLRLTVALIIVFVIVSYIILAFLCRGPLLTNCLR; this is encoded by the exons ATGGGGATTCTGTATGGAATGGTGGCAAGGGGACAGGTGGTTCTGGCTGAGTTCAGCGCCACCCAGAGTAATGCCAGTGTCGTAGCCAAACAGATACTCGGCAAGATCAATGTCGGGGACGACAACAACAAAGACAGCAATGTTTCATTTTCCCATGATCGCTATGTTTTTCATGTCAAGACCACAGATGGCCTCACTCTTCTTTGCATGGCTGATGATGCATTCGgaa GAATGATCCCTTTTGCATTTCTTGAagatattcataaaaaaattgtgaagacATATGGGCGTGCGATTCTTTCATCTCCTGCGTACGCCATGAATGAGGAGTTCTCAAGGATCCTGAGCCAGCAGATGGATTATTACTCCAATGACCCAAATGCTGATAGATTGAACCGTCTCAAAGGTGAAATGACTCAG GTGAGAACTGTGATGGTGGACAACATTGAAAAAGTACTGGAGAGAGGTGGGAGGTTGGAACTGTTGGTAGAGAAAACCTCAGCAATGaataacaattcaattcgtTTCAGAAAACACTCCCGTCGTTATAAAAATAACTTGTGGTGGAGTAACCTTAGGTTAAC GGTTGCACTTATCATAGTATTCGTCATTGTATCTTACATTATACTCGCCTTCCTCTGCCGTGGTCCCTTGTTGACTAATTGCTTGAGATAA
- the LOC114178927 gene encoding uncharacterized protein LOC114178927 isoform X2 has translation MSWFFKSNHPDPESSQFNDRTVTQSSSPPLPAADRHGVKDDISHIFRGVANFLAPPPSSWSSASSSSSSSSSSSQALTGIRNDLVEIGGSFKNSLSLISTNKAVTGISKFASQLLQLESDQQRSNDAVPGTTDDVVRFVKEISVRPQCWTEFPLPLHNDFSMSNFQREHALAIERLVPEFVALRLNLCSYMNVEKFWMIYFLLILPRLNQHDYECLSTPKIVDARDELLQKLGERKNLQAEESEKPGTVDSHQEVREDCERESISFEQDQVLTEVTNAVEGLEVGDTVSTEKWLEDTDIDASSFASCTKLQQEEDVSFSDLEDDGSYSSDKLSSHRETHDIRGSSPEGATSDWVRLHETSQRDGRKKAIRLKGKDSEDESNDWLSVDDFN, from the exons atgtcttggTTCTTCAAGTCCAACCACCCTGACCCCGAATCTTCTCAATTCAACGACCGCACCGTTACCCAATCCTCTTCTCCGCCGCTTCCCGCCGCCGATCGCCACGGCGTCAAGGACGACATATCGCATATTTTCCGCGGCGTGGCCAACTTCCTCGCTCCGCCGCCGTCATCCTGGTCTTCcgcttcttcctcctcttcctcctcaTCTTCTTCCTCACAAGCTCTGACCGGAATCCGGAACGATCTCGTGGAGATCGGTGGAAGCTTCAAGAACTCTCTCTCGCTAATTTCCACGAACAAAGCCGTCACCGGAATCTCCAAGTTCGCTTCTCAGTTGTTGCAGTTGGAGTCTGATCAGCAACGAAGTAACGACGCAGTGCCTGGAACGACGGATGATGTTGTGCGTTTCGTGAAGGAGATTTCTGTGCGGCCTCAGTGCTGGACCGAATTCCCCTTACCGCTCCATAATG ATTTTAGCATGTCCAATTTTCAGAGAGAACATGCATTGGCTATAGAACGGCTGGTACCTGAATTCGTTGCTCTAAGACTGAATCTTTGCAGTTACATGAACGTGGAGAAGTTTTGGATGATCTATTTTTTGCTAATACTCCCAAGACTAAATCAGCATGATTATGAGTGCCTATCAACCCCCAAG ATTGTTGACGCAAGAGATGAGCTTCTCCAGAAACTTGGAGAGAGGAAGAATTTGCAAGCTGAAGAAAGTGAAAAACCTGGgactgtggattcacatcaagAAGTTAGGGAGGACTGTGAAAGAGAAAGTATCTCATTTGAGCAAGACCAGGTTTTGACTGAGGTCACAAATGCAGTAGAGGGTTTAGAAGTTGGTGACACGGTTAGTACTGAAAAATGGTTAGAAGATACTGATATTGATGCTAGTTCATTTGCTTCCTGTACAAAACTTCAACAGGAAGAGGATGTGTCATTCAGTGACCTAGAGGATGATGGGAGTTATAGCTCCGATAAATTATCAAGCCACAGGGAGACGCATGACATCAGGGGCTCATCCCCTGAAGGTGCTACCAGTGACTGGGTTCGGCTGCATGAAACTTCTCAGAGAGATGGCAGGAAGAAGGCTATTCGTTTAAAAGGTAAGGATTCAGAAGATGAGTCAAATGATTGGCTCTCAGTTGATGATTTTAATTAG
- the LOC114178927 gene encoding uncharacterized protein LOC114178927 isoform X1, with translation MSWFFKSNHPDPESSQFNDRTVTQSSSPPLPAADRHGVKDDISHIFRGVANFLAPPPSSWSSASSSSSSSSSSSQALTGIRNDLVEIGGSFKNSLSLISTNKAVTGISKFASQLLQLESDQQRSNDAVPGTTDDVVRFVKEISVRPQCWTEFPLPLHNADFSMSNFQREHALAIERLVPEFVALRLNLCSYMNVEKFWMIYFLLILPRLNQHDYECLSTPKIVDARDELLQKLGERKNLQAEESEKPGTVDSHQEVREDCERESISFEQDQVLTEVTNAVEGLEVGDTVSTEKWLEDTDIDASSFASCTKLQQEEDVSFSDLEDDGSYSSDKLSSHRETHDIRGSSPEGATSDWVRLHETSQRDGRKKAIRLKGKDSEDESNDWLSVDDFN, from the exons atgtcttggTTCTTCAAGTCCAACCACCCTGACCCCGAATCTTCTCAATTCAACGACCGCACCGTTACCCAATCCTCTTCTCCGCCGCTTCCCGCCGCCGATCGCCACGGCGTCAAGGACGACATATCGCATATTTTCCGCGGCGTGGCCAACTTCCTCGCTCCGCCGCCGTCATCCTGGTCTTCcgcttcttcctcctcttcctcctcaTCTTCTTCCTCACAAGCTCTGACCGGAATCCGGAACGATCTCGTGGAGATCGGTGGAAGCTTCAAGAACTCTCTCTCGCTAATTTCCACGAACAAAGCCGTCACCGGAATCTCCAAGTTCGCTTCTCAGTTGTTGCAGTTGGAGTCTGATCAGCAACGAAGTAACGACGCAGTGCCTGGAACGACGGATGATGTTGTGCGTTTCGTGAAGGAGATTTCTGTGCGGCCTCAGTGCTGGACCGAATTCCCCTTACCGCTCCATAATG CAGATTTTAGCATGTCCAATTTTCAGAGAGAACATGCATTGGCTATAGAACGGCTGGTACCTGAATTCGTTGCTCTAAGACTGAATCTTTGCAGTTACATGAACGTGGAGAAGTTTTGGATGATCTATTTTTTGCTAATACTCCCAAGACTAAATCAGCATGATTATGAGTGCCTATCAACCCCCAAG ATTGTTGACGCAAGAGATGAGCTTCTCCAGAAACTTGGAGAGAGGAAGAATTTGCAAGCTGAAGAAAGTGAAAAACCTGGgactgtggattcacatcaagAAGTTAGGGAGGACTGTGAAAGAGAAAGTATCTCATTTGAGCAAGACCAGGTTTTGACTGAGGTCACAAATGCAGTAGAGGGTTTAGAAGTTGGTGACACGGTTAGTACTGAAAAATGGTTAGAAGATACTGATATTGATGCTAGTTCATTTGCTTCCTGTACAAAACTTCAACAGGAAGAGGATGTGTCATTCAGTGACCTAGAGGATGATGGGAGTTATAGCTCCGATAAATTATCAAGCCACAGGGAGACGCATGACATCAGGGGCTCATCCCCTGAAGGTGCTACCAGTGACTGGGTTCGGCTGCATGAAACTTCTCAGAGAGATGGCAGGAAGAAGGCTATTCGTTTAAAAGGTAAGGATTCAGAAGATGAGTCAAATGATTGGCTCTCAGTTGATGATTTTAATTAG
- the LOC114178249 gene encoding putative clathrin assembly protein At5g35200, with translation MSGGTQKSLRKALGALKDTTTVSLAKVNSDYKELDISIVRATNHVERPAKEKHIRAIFAAISATRPRADVAYCIHALARRLSKTHNWAVALKTLIVIHRALREVDPTFHEELINYGRSRSHMLNMAHFKDDSSPNAWDYSAWVRTYALFLEERLECFRVLKYDIEADRPRTKDLDTAELLEQLPALQQLLNRVIGCQPHGAAVHNFVIQLALSMVASESIKIYQAISDGTVNMVDKFFEMQRHDALKALDIYRRVGQQAERLSEFYEICRNLDIGRGEKFIKVEQPPSSFLQAMEEYVKDAPQGPIVRKDQAIENKEVLAIEDKKTTEVQEERPPSPSPSPPPPPPAEPVKVEAPPVQPPPDLLNMEDPVPAALELEEKNALALAIVPIAVEQQPSAVSNPANGTTGWELALVTAPSSNESAAAASKLAGGLDKLTLDSLYDDALRRNNQNVSYNPWDSAPGGNTMQPTMHDPFFASNSVAAPHSVQMAAMSNQQQAFMYQQQQQMMMMAPQQQSGNPFGNPYGATVHPYGSGMPVQSYNPYTGLI, from the exons ATGTCTGGTGGCACGCAGAAGAGTCTGAGAAAGGCACTTGGGGCACTTAAGGACACCACAACAGTCTCATTGGCTAAGGTCAACAGCGATTACAAG GAATTGGACATTTCTATTGTTAGAGCCACAAACCATGTTGAACGTCCAGCCAAGGAAAAACACATAAGAG CTATTTTTGCAGCTATCTCAGCTACAAGACCTAGAGCCGATGTTGCCTATTGCATCCATGCTCTTGCCCGGCGATTATCAAAGACACATAACTGGGCA GTTGCTTTGAAAACTTTAATTGTTATTCACCGTGCTCTAAGGGAAGTGGATCCTACATTTCATGAAGAACTCATTAATTATGGGAGAAGTAGAAGTCATATGCTCAATATGGCTCATTTTAAAGATGATTCCAGTCCAAATG CATGGGATTATTCTGCATGGGTGCGCACTTATGCATTATTTTTGGAGGAGAGGCTGGAATGTTTTCGTGTGTTGAAGTATGACATTGAGGCAGACCGCCCT AGGACCAAAGATTTGGATACTGCAGAATTATTAGAGCAGTTGCCAGCTTTACAACAACTTCTTAATCGAGTTATTGGCTGCCAG CCACACGGGGCAGCTGTACATAACTTTGTCATTCAGTTAGCACTCTCAATG GTTGCTTCAGAAAgcattaaaatttatcaagCTATTAGTGATGGCACAGTCAATATGGTTGACAAG TTTTTTGAGATGCAACGCCATGATGCTCTGAAAGCTCTTGATATATACAGGAGGGTTGGGCAGCAG GCTGAGAGACTGTCAGAGTTTTATGAAATATGCCGTAATCTTGATATTGGGCGTGGAGAGAAGTTTATTAAAGTCGAACAG CCCCCTTCATCATTTCTGCAAGCTATGGAAGAGTACGTCAAAGATGCTCCCCAGGGACCAATAGTTCGTAAGGATCAG GCTATTGAAAACAAAGAAGTTTTAGCTATTGAAGATAAAAAGACAACAGAAGTGCAAGAGGAACGCCCACCCTCACCTTCACCCTcacctcctccacctcctcctGCTGAACCTGTGAAAGTGGAAGCACCACCAGTGCAACCACCACCTGATCTGTTG aATATGGAGGATCCGGTTCCAGCTGCTTTAGAGTTGGAAGAGAAAAATGCATTGGCTTTGGCCATTGTTCCCATTG CCGTTGAACAACAGCCTTCTGCTGTTTCAAATCCAGCAAATGGAACTACAGGATGGGAATTGGCACTTGTTACTGCTCCTAGTTCAAATGAGAGTGCTGCGGCAGCTAGCAAACTG GCTGGAGGTTTGGACAAGCTTACTTTAGACAGCCTTTACGATGATGCACTCAGGAGAAACAACCAAAATGTCAGCTATAATCCATGGGATTCAGCACCAGGGGGAAACACAATGCAACCAACAATGCATGATCCATTTTTTGCCTCTAATTCTGTTGCTGCTCCACATTCTGTTCAGATGGCTGCTATGTCCAACCAGCAACAAGCTTTCATGTATCAGCAGCAGCAGCAAATGATGATGATGGCCCCTCAACAACAATCAGGGAATCCTTTCGGAAATCCTTATGGAGCCACTGTTCACCCCTATGGCTCAGGTATGCCTGTTCAATCATACAATCCATATACAGGTCTCATCTAG